The Anas acuta chromosome 18, bAnaAcu1.1, whole genome shotgun sequence genome has a segment encoding these proteins:
- the LOC137841754 gene encoding sterile alpha motif domain-containing protein 9-like — protein sequence MDYNTLPVDKWDENHVQCWLQSTGIKEEYTRKLHEEEVTGPVLMELNEPFLKKIGMKKGQIHILLLKRDELRQQQENTKQEKHSSSKTPARIDTQRDSVRPKDVGPQKSLSKDSCGPLHETSGENTASARSKKQGRNKSQPQNTDEVLDISKYRPFRSEDTDFKYVKGQVLSPETGVNGLIIPCHEYKSFAIAAELNRQQLQSKFACEVIRFASACMNIRTNGTIHFGIMDSVEDKGYKHGQIIGIKVKDREHYVDALDYIEKCFPETKQETARKCIHPPVFIEVISKDSQEQRFVVEVDIEPTSSLVKNQTFDVYLPKYNESSQKVTLTKERSLYQRLGAKSELVKPDDLIAFIEGSKDRDAQREKAELLSTEVHTAVSQNLGRKLSILLNDGKNYMDDSLRYILVTNRCTEDDLNSINFLMHLNVFCVFDFDEHSVSGLYGKYKEHHATRSYFLQDFSNESKTGNPPSQKHLCLFDQTSWIFCNGRSDYRGDEGKPCDENTWIRTKKKYLKKAITRICDEILPKRSFIVLFLLLSPVKKPIVDTFQEFYTEMNGMEYIICIAESRENYVKWANLAQTSCNIETLEQRSIVGMKLSHVDATIQKMLPSTAHPRHLPVSTRALCTLPSLEEEKMFSLEILCVDQCDDIKLDLLSEKEIQEIEQNFYKGRKITWKNFWLADKGHCGEIIEREACKDASKLLDDILQGTGLNYSVAKLKIFHHPGSGGSTIARQVLWKRRKDLRCAVIKSSYSPATVCEHALAFRDYEEKEINHCLPVLLLIEDYDEDYLEEIRNDLMDAVATRKINSPRPYFILMSCRRSNDPERLCKASPLDTVAVTHKLTDSEKTLFKTKLEKLKQKYVEPKFILTFVLMCEEFNETYVRDFVGHILQDIDHSSRDTRLMHYVALLNFYVPNSYVSLSHCEAFLGLGAYTETKSRAYDFKSNLSEQARMIFIELRESTTYISSVRIIHCLVAKEILYQLSRNQPQSQIAMSLLQERMLFENRFGREEFIKFVRDLFIRRDKRSRGDNTDSLFSPFIEHVCKAEDCEKAIAVLKAAYELLGKDAFFAQQLARLHYNNEKFEDAKYWVGVAKLHLPNDSYILDTEGQVYRKWFSFTVDKVTDVPDIDKIEIALKAMKCFRAAQQAAKAETDNMNNAGYFGEVEVGCRLLKFLSTLDVFRTSPEGEHSELVKYLITDYIPKDIEKTWGKLHSRLRGLRQNLYNALEWISEDLSYFQTDKNHEKEDDDGKAEKEEQVYNPRKWLKRQSEVYAKFFISASLTGDNSGPKSQLMKGMTIYKRGGGSVTNILSFLTDKKENRSAEKLEEILSFYPENALRDRLEDTDLINYILSHIVLACLSPGSAKLLPMQTLRELSTRFCKGNRMLPASAYFLLTLLFWPDEALDKLDKKPNSAKDSAKDEILSSALQTLKRLYDIKMKDVPPRKKRIYTHFFLGKGYGLSKIVQKNKIDKLISGSLDEKRMKWLHGTVWNNTMIGHILRRVSGWTKDRNLFTRGHIKEFPVLALHRDSVPNGNENVTFYLGFSFNGLVAFNIEVENNISTGTRVHSI from the exons ATGG ATTACAACACATTACCTGTGGATAAGTGGGATGAGAACCATGTCCAATGCTGGCTACAATCTACTGGAATCAAGGAAGAGTATACAAGAAAACTACATGAAGAAGAAGTGACAGGTCCAGTGCTTATGGAACTGAATGAACCTTTCCTCAAAAAAATAGGTATGAAGAAAGGCCAAATCCACATTTTACTCCTCAAAAGAGATGAGCTTCGGCAGcaacaggaaaatacaaaacaagaaaagcattcCAGTAGCAAAACGCCTGCCAGAATTGATACACAAAGAGATTCAGTAAGACCCAAAGATGTCGGTCCTCAAAAAAGTTTAAGCAAAGACAGCTGTGGCCCACTACATGAAACAAGTGGAGAAAACACAGCTTCTGCAAGAAGCAAGAAGCAAGGGAGAAATAAATCCCAACCTCAAAATACTGATGAAGTTTTAGACATCAGCAAATACCGACCGTTTAGAAGTGAAGACACTGATTTCAAGTACGTGAAAGGCCAAGTTCTTTCTCCAGAAACAGGTGTCAATGGTTTAATCATACCGTGTCATGAATATAAGTCTTTTGCCATTGCTGCAGAATTGAACAGACAGCAGTTGCAGTCAAAGTTTGCCTGTGAAGTGATACGATTTGCTTCAGCCTGCATGAACATTCGAACAAATGGCACCATACATTTTGGTATCATGGACAGTGTTGAAGATAAGGGCTATAAACATGGGCAGATCATTGGCATAAAGGTCAAAGATAGGGAACACTATGTTGATGCATTAGATTacatagaaaaatgttttcctgaaactAAACAAGAAACTGCAAGGAAATGTATCCACCCACCTGTTTTTATTGAAGTGATTTCAAAAGACTCTCAGGAACAAAGATTTGTGGTGGAGGTTGATATCGAACCAACATCCAGCTTAGTGAAGAATCAAACTTTTGATGTTTATTTGCCTAAATACAATGAAAGCAGCCAGAAGGTGACCCTGACAAAAGAACGGTCTCTCTATCAGAGACTAGGAGCAAAATCTGAACTTGTAAAGCCAGACGACCTAATTGCTTTTATCGAGGGCTCAAAAGACAGGGATGCTCAAAGAGAAAAGGCTGAGCTTCTCAGTACAGAAGTACATACAGCAGTATCTCAAAACTTGGGAAGGAAGTTATCTATTCTACTAAATGATGGCAAGAACTACATGGATGATTCCCTACGGTACATCCTTGTCACAAACAGATGTACAGAGGATGACCTGAACTCTATCAACTTCTTAATGCATTTGAACGTTTTCTGTGTCTTTGACTTCGATGAACATTCTGTGTCAGGACTGTATGGAAAGTACAAAGAACACCATGCAACAAGGTCTTATTTTTTACAGGATTTTTCCAATGAAAGCAAGACTGGCAATCCTCCATCTCAGAAACATTTGTGTCTGTTTGATCAGACTAGTTGGATATTCTGCAATGGGCGCAGCGACTACCGTGGGGATGAAGGAAAACCATGTGATGAAAACACATGGATTAGAACCAAAAAGAAATACCTTAAGAAAGCAATCACTCGGATCTGTGATGAAATCCTGCCAAAGCGGTCTTTCATTGTGCTTTTCCTATTGCTATCACCAGTTAAGAAACCAATTGTGGATACTTTTCAGGAATTCTATACAGAGATGAATGGCATGGAGTACATCATTTGCATTGCAGAGTCCAGAGAAAATTATGTGAAGTGGGCTAATCTAGCTCAGACATCGTGCAACATTGAGACCCTAGAACAACGCAGCATTGTGGGAATGAAACTAAGTCATGTAGATGCCACAATTCAAAAAATGCTGCCTTCTACAGCACACCCCAGACATCTGCCAGTTTCCACACGAGCATTATGCACGCTTCCTTCGctagaagaagagaaaatgttttctctagAAATCCTTTGTGTCGATCAGTGTGATGATATTAAATTAGATCttttgtctgaaaaagaaatacaagaaatagaacaaaacttctacaaagggagaaaaatcacCTGGAAAAATTTCTGGCTTGCTGATAAAGGACACTGTGGGGAAATCATTGAACGTGAAGCATGCAAGGACGCTAGCAAACTCCTAGATGACATTTTACAAGGAACTGGACTCAACTATTCTGTGGCAAAACTAAAGATATTCCACCATCCTGGAAGTGGTGGAAGCACAATAGCACGACAAGTTctatggaaaagaagaaaggacttAAGATGTGCTGTTATCAAATCCTCATATTCACCTGCAACTGTTTGTGAGCATGCACTTGCATTTAGAGATTAcgaagagaaagaaatcaatcATTGTCTTCCTGTGCTCCTCTTAATTGAAGATTATGATGAAGACTAtttagaagaaataagaaatgactTAATGGATGCTGTAGCAACTAGAAAAATTAATTCCCCCAGACCTTACTTCATTCTCATGTCCTGTAGACGATCCAATGACCCTGAACGGCTTTGTAAGGCTTCTCCTCTGGACACAGTAGCCGTTACTCACAAGCTGACAGACTCAGAGAAAACTCTGTTCAAAACTAAACTTgaaaaactgaagcagaaatatGTCGAGCCAAAATTCATACTTACATTTGTCTTGATGTGTGAGGAGTTCAATGAAACGTATGTGAGAGATTTTGTAGGCCACATACTGCAAGACATAGACCATTCTTCCCGTGATACACGTTTGATGCACTATGTGGCTTTGCTTAATTTTTATGTACCTAATTCATATGTTTCACTATCACACTGTGAAGCTTTTCTGGGACTGGGTGCCTATACAGAAACAAAGTCAAGAGCatatgattttaaaagtaacttAAGCGAACAAGCAAGAATGATTTTTATTGAACTAAGGGAAAGTACCACCTATATTTCATCTGTTCGGATAATACACTGTCTGGTTGCAAAAGAAATTTTGTATCAGCTTTCAAGGAACCAACCTCAAAGTCAAATTGCCATGTCTCTTCTTCAGGAAAGGATGCTTTTTGAAAATAGATTTGGACGAGAGGAATTCATAAAATTCGTCAGAGATCTGTTTATTCGCCGTGATAAGAGAAGCAGGGGCGATAATACAGACAGCCTCTTCTCCCCATTCATTGAACACGTCTGTAAAGCTGAAGACTGTGAAAAAGCTATAGCTGTTTTAAAAGCTGCGTACGAACTCCTTGGAAAAGATGCCTTTTTTGCCCAGCAGCTTGCCAGACTGCATtacaataatgaaaaatttgaAGATGCAAAATATTGGGTAGGTGTTGCAAAACTTCATTTGCCAAATGACTCTTACATTCTGGATACAGAAGGTCAAGTCTACAGGAAATGGTTTAGTTTCACTGTGGATAAAGTGACAGACGTTCCTGACATTGACAAGATAGAGATTGCTCTTAAAGCTATGAAATGCTTCAGGGCTGCGCAACAGGctgcaaaagcagaaacagataATATGAACAACGCTGGCTATTTTGGAGAAGTAGAAGTAGGATGTCGTCTCCTTAAATTTTTGTCCACACTTGATGTATTTCGCACAAGTCCAGAGGGGGAGCACTCTGAGCTTGTGAAATACCTGATCACAGATTACATTCCTAAAGACATTGAAAAAACATGGGGAAAGCTTCACTCACGCTTAAGAGGCTTACGCCAGAACCTGTACAATGCTCTGGAATGGATTTCAGAAGACCTAAGTTATTTCCAAACAGATAAAAACCATGAGAAGGAAGACGACgatggaaaagctgaaaaggaagaacaagtTTATAATCCCCGGAAATGGCTGAAAAGACAGTCTGAGGTATATGCGAAATTCTTCATCTCAGCATCACTTACTGGGGACAACAGTGGTCCTAAGAGCCAGCTGATGAAAGGCATGACTATTTATAAGAGAGGTGGAGGCAGCGTCACAAATATCCTGTCATTCTTGACAGATAAGAAAGAGAATAGGTCAGCTGAAAAGCTAGAAGAGATCCTTAGTTTCTatccagaaaatgcactaagGGACAGGCTGGAGGACACCGATCTGATCAATTACATTTTGAGCCACATTGTATTAGCATGTTTATCACCAGGATCAGCCAAACTTCTTCCAATGCAAACTCTCCGTGAACTCAGCACAAGATTCTGTAAAGGAAATAGAATGTTGCCAGCAAGTGCCTATTTTTTGCTGACCTTACTATTTTGGCCAGATGAGGCATTAGACAAATTAGACAAAAAGCCCAATTCAGCCAAAGATTCAGCCAAAGACGAAATTTTAAGTTCAGCACTTCAAACCCTAAAACGTTTATATGACATCAAGATGAAAGATGTTCCtcccagaaagaaaagaatctaCACCCACTTTTTCCTAGGAAAGGGCTATGGCTTAAGCAAGAttgtgcaaaaaaataaaattgataaatTAATTAGTGGGTCCTTAGATGAGAAGAGAATGAAGTGGCTACATGGAACTGTATGGAATAACACCATGATAGGTCACATTCTCAGAAGAGTTTCAGGTTGGACCAAGGATAGAAATTTATTCACACGTGGCCATATCAAGGAATTTCCAGTCTTGGCACTCCATCGTGATTCAGTACCCAATGGAAATGAGaatgtgacattttatttaGGATTTTCATTTAATGGTCTTGTTGCTTTCAATATTGAGgttgaaaataacatttcaacTGGCACCAGAGTACACAGCATTTAG